In Ptychodera flava strain L36383 chromosome 17, AS_Pfla_20210202, whole genome shotgun sequence, one genomic interval encodes:
- the LOC139115573 gene encoding serine/arginine repetitive matrix protein 1-like produces MPRESRSYRRRSSSSSSTSSSSSSSVQSRGRKRNYSRSRSRSPIKSRRRRSRSYSPRRKTRSRSPRRRSRSPRRRSRSRSYHRSRSSPRRRPPSPRRRPRSRSPRRRSYSPKRSRSRSPRRRRYSPPRRSRSPRRRSRSPQRKSRSRSPRRRSRSPRRRSRSPQRKSRSRSPRRRSRSPRKRSKSPRRRSISPRRQSRSPLRRSKSRSPRRRSRTPLRRRSKSYSPRRRERSPRKRSRSDSPRKTSKVQGRGYKSRSRTPQKRQRSHSPRGSSRSPIRRRSPSPGYKPSKSEFKPDESVGSSPNRSRLSQSFPKKPTSVSPPRRTSSVKGRRSKSPRSSNASYRSRSRSQSPYSSTVKGKRSFSPPGRGSSSHEKKNSPSGKYRDASPDDQAESSRRRRQTSEEIQSSRSFERARSDQSKSPFGSQGIERSKTDDKRHISQTSPRLRDIDNLPGSSSLTKPYEDSRGLYKERGRSRDRYAEKLDKGTTQRRDRSSDSDSDSSSCASPSERLDRELLRSRGRKDPDRSMGASPVKAASDRGRDDGLGRLGGDSGRVRSPDRAPDKSPGRATGIQGKRWDKRHDDSRDHDKSSHRSPHKNDDEHKSDRYDGKIPDKGPDRKNESYREVSPGAGVGHRRDRSEERRATSRSDGDRDRTSDSRDRYKQRDVEKTREESPRRHSDRGRERSKERKDSRRRSESQEKKSGRERDRSRDSRSLERKRDSHSLERKRDRSRESSEKHRNKSQERRESERSRERSRERREKKNRDKEKPEKEDRKRDSDRHNRHERTEEKEDSHKRKSRSDRSGKRERSYSPTKKEKKRKSRSPDLKEKRKKSRSPGHKRKRSKSSPKHKRKNRYSSSPENKHKRERSPEQRPRKSEKKDRHRDTEELDKKEQREINIDLAQLHTDIHKRAGGHLSPVRHIIDPTDVVIPRRPNEGKKGLLDREEIIKGRQHNLAEDEEGQVERRVVAVVRSQASPSWESRYVSEKGYPDSYNKQGNINIQGLKSKEYAAPALQVKRSLSDRFGAISRDVEKRDDSRNVIEVHVGNERGDGGYVRSYKRDSEKRTESKSYRDRSPGRTVQESRDPRDLRGQIEKRRERYSDKRDDSRHESNRKESKDPKDLRHSINSRRTSEKSIRDDRGRRNLTEKSDRGSKIERHESGRRDQRKRDGRDQDSNVPTSTTRDRDGRDDRKRKPELIDFKKPEVRPPPEPEWIRNPTAIPKGGSYYEHDNRVGENSIDYWARRGRGRGRGRGRGFIRGFGRGRGRGGSFRDWGKRDDRGSDRYSQWTHDMFDKDQDEEEENTKHEEDNRPTSTTK; encoded by the exons ATGCCGAGGGAAAGCAGAAGCTACAGGAGAAG GTCATCATCATCTTCCTCAACAAGCTCTTCATCAAGCTCTTCAGTCCAATCAAGAGGGAGGAAGAGAAATTATAGTCGATCCCGTTCCCGATCTCCCATCAAGTCAAGGCGGCGGAGGTCAAGGTCTTATTCTCCAAGGCGTAAGACAAGGTCTCGATCACCAAGACGAAGATCAAGGTCCCCAAGAAGAAGATCTCGGTCTCGTTCCTATCATAGATCAAGATCATCTCCTCGTAGAAGACCACCATCCCCAAGGAGAAGGCCAAGGTCAAGGTCACCAAGAAGAAGATCATATTCACCAAAGAGGTCTAGGTCTAGAAGTCCGAGAAGACGGCGTTATTCACCACCCCGGAGATCTCGGTCTCCTCGGAGAAGATCAAGATCACCTCAGAGAAAATCAAGATCAAGATCACCGCGAAGGAGATCAAGGTCTCCAAGAAGGCGATCAAGATCTCCACAGAGAAAGTCAAGATCTAGGTCACCGAGAAGAAGATCAAGATCGCCAAGGAAGAGGTCAAAGTCACCCCGGAGAAGGTCAATATCACCTCGTAGGCAGTCAAGATCACCTCTTAGGCGGTCAAAATCAAGGTCTCCAAGGAGAAGATCAAGAACTCCACTGAGAAGGCGTTCAAAGTCATATTCTCCTAGGAGAAGAGAAAGGTCTCCCAGGAAAAGGTCAAGGTCAGATTCACCAAGGAAGACATCGAAAGTACAGGGTAGAGGGTATAAATCTCGGTCAAGAACACCTCAGAAAAGGCAAAGATCTCATTCACCAAGAGGTTCATCAAGATCACCTATCAGGAGAAGATCTCCTTCACCTGGATATAAACCATCCAAGTCAGAATTTAAGCCAGATGAAAGTGTTGGATCATCTCCGAATAGGAGTAGATTGTCACAATCTTTCCCCAAAAAACCCACCTCTGTATCACCACCAAGAAGAACTTCATCTGTGAAAGGGCGTAGAAGTAAGAGTCCTAGAAGCTCAAATGCTTCCTACAGGTCAAGATCAAGATCTCAAAGTCCATACTCGTCGACTGTAAAAGGTAAAAGATCATTCTCTCCTCCAGGAAGAGGCTCATCTTCTcatgaaaagaaaaattcaccCTCTGGTAAATACAGAGATGCTTCGCCAGATGATCAGGCTGAGAGCTCTAGGAGACGACGCCAAACATCTGAGGAAATTCAAAGTTCAAGGTCCTTTGAGAGAGCACGGAGTGATCAATCAAAATCTCCATTCGGAAGTCAGGGTATCGAAAGATCCAAAACTGATGACAAGAGACATATTAGTCAAACAAGTCCTAGATTGAGAGACATAGATAACTTGCCAGGAAGTTCTTCATTGACAAAGCCATATGAAGACTCCAGAGGTCTGTATAAGGAAAGAGGAAGAAGCAGAGATAGATATGCAGAGAAACTTGATAAAGGAACCACTCAAAGGAGAGACAGAAGTTCTGACAGTGACTCAGATTCTAGTAGCTGTGCAAGCccaagtgaaagacttgacaGGGAGTTGCTCAGAAGCAGGGGAAGAAAAGATCCTGACCGCAGCATGGGTGCAAGCCCTGTGAAAGCTGCAAGTGATAGAGGGAGAGATGATGGTCTGGGAAGACTCGGTGGTGACAGTGGGAGGGTAAGGAGTCCTGATCGAGCTCCAGATAAATCCCCAGGGAGAGCTACAGGAATTCAAGGGAAACGTTGGGATAAAAGACATGATGACAGTAGAGATCATGATAAAAGTAGCCATCGAAGCCCACATAAAAATGATGATGAACACAAAAGTGATAGGTATGATGGAAAAATCCCCGATAAAGGACCTGATAGAAAGAATGAATCATATCGTGAAGTAAGCCCTGGAGCAGGTGTTGGTCATCGTAGAGACAGGAGCGAAGAAAGACGAGCTACAAGTAGAAGTGATGGAGACCGAGACAGGACCTCAGATAGCAGAGATAGATACAAACAGAGAGATGTAGAAAAAACTAGAGAAGAGAGTCCCAGGAGACATTCCGACAGGGGAAGAGAGAGGAGCAAGGAGAGGAAAGATTCTAGACGGAGAAGTGAAAGCCAAGAGAAGAAAAGTGGAAGGGAAAGAGATAGAAGTAGAGACAGCCGCAGTCTGGAAAGGAAGCGAGACAGCCACAGTCTTGAAAGGAAAAGAGATAGGAGTCGTGAGAGCAGTGAGAAACACAGGAATAAGAGTCAGGAAAGAAGAGAATCAGAAAGGAGTCGAGAAAGAAgtagagagagaagagagaaaaAGAACAGAGATAAAGAAAAGCCAGAAAAGGAGGATAGGAAGAGAGATAGTGATCGACACAACAGACATGAGAGAACGGAGGAAAAAGAGGATAGTCACAAAAGAAAGAGCAGAAGTGATAGATCTGGAAAGAGAGAAAGATCATACAGTCCTACAAAGAAAGAGAAGAAAAGAAAGTCAAGAAGCCCTGACCTAAAGGAAAAACGCAAAAAGTCCAGAAGTCCTGGTCATAAAAGGAAGCGGAGCAAATCATCTCCAAAGCATAAGAGGAAAAACAGGTATTCCTCAAGTCCTGAGAACAAACATAAAAGGGAGAGAAGCCCCGAGCAAAGACCgagaaaatctgaaaagaaaGATCGTCACAGAGACACTGAAGAACTGGACAAAAAGGAACAGAGAGAAATAAATATAGATCTTGCCCAGCTACATACAGACATTCACAAAAGGGCTGGTGGTCACTTGTCCCCAGTTCGGCACATCATTGACCCTACAGATGTTGTTATACCACGACGACCTAATGAAGGCAAGAAAGGTCTGCTTGATCGGGAGGAAATCATTAAAGGTCGACAGCATAACCTTGCTGAAGACGAGGAAGGGCAGGTGGAAAGACGAGTTGTGGCAGTTGTCCGATCACAAGCGTCACCATCGTGGGAAAGTAGATATGTCAGTGAAAAGGGATACCCTGACTCATACAACAAACAAGGAAATATCAATATTCAAGGACTTAAATCAAAGGAATATGCTGCGCCTGCGCTGCAGGTCAAGAGAAGTCTGAGTGACAGGTTTGGGGCCATATCAAGGGATGTGGAGAAAAGAGATGACTCACGTAATGTGATTGAAGTGCATGTTGGCAATGAGAGAGGTGATGGTGGATATGTTCGTTCATATAAAAGGGATAGTGAGAAACGAACTGAGTCAAAAAGCTATCGTGATAGATCCCCTGGTCGGACTGTTCAAGAGTCCAGGGATCCCAGGGACTTACGTGGTCAAATAGAAAAGCGCAGAGAACGGTACAGTGACAAACGAGATGATTCTCGCCATGAATCAAATCGGAAGGAGTCGAAGGACCCGAAAGATCTCAGGCATAGCATCAATAGTCGTCGCACCAGTGAAAAATCTATTAGGGATGACAGAGGAAGGAGAAATCTGACGGAGAAATCGGACAGGGGAAGCAAAATTGAGAGACACGAGAGTGGTAGACGTGATCAGAGAAAACGCGATGGCCGAGATCAGGACAGCAATGTTCCAACCTCCACCACAAGGGATAGAGATGGCAGAGATGACAGGAAACGAAAACCTGAACTGATTGACTTCAAGAAGCCTGAAGTACGTCCACCTCCTGAACCTGAATGGATCAGAAATCCAACTGCAATTCCCAAAGGGGGAAGTTATTATGAG CATGACAACAGAGTTGGCGAAAACAGCATCGACTACTGGGCAAGGAGAGGCCGTGGCCGAGGTCGGGGCCGAGGAAGGGGATTTATAAGAGGGTTTGgacgtggtagaggccgtggTGGGTCCTTCCGGGACTGGGGGAAACGGGATGACAGAGGTAGTGACAGATATTCCCAGTGGACACATGATATGTTTGATAAAGACCAGGATGAAGAGGAAGAAAACACAAAg CATGAAGAGGACAACAGACCAACCAGTACAACAAAATGA